The proteins below are encoded in one region of Tomitella fengzijianii:
- a CDS encoding CoA-transferase subunit beta yields the protein MTDTEVTRAEYCAVACAEMFSGAGEIMASPMATLPSIGARLARLTTEPDLLITDGNALILADTPALGQPGRVEGWLPFSKVFDVVASGRRHVVMGANQLDKYGNQNISAFGPLDKPTRQMFGVRGGPGNAINHATSYWVGKHSARVFCEQVDVVCGVGYDKADPDNPAYRFLNNYQVVSNLGVFDYSGPGRTMHALSLHPGVTAEQVRENTTFEIDGLDAAGPTREPSAEELRLIREVIDPKSMRDREVAL from the coding sequence ATGACCGACACCGAAGTCACGAGGGCCGAGTACTGCGCCGTCGCGTGCGCGGAGATGTTCTCCGGTGCCGGCGAGATCATGGCCTCCCCGATGGCCACGCTGCCGTCCATCGGCGCCCGGCTGGCCCGCCTGACCACCGAGCCGGACCTCCTCATCACCGACGGCAACGCGCTGATCCTCGCGGATACGCCCGCGCTCGGCCAGCCCGGCCGGGTGGAAGGCTGGCTGCCGTTCTCCAAGGTGTTCGACGTGGTCGCCTCGGGCCGCCGGCACGTGGTGATGGGCGCCAACCAGCTCGACAAGTACGGCAACCAGAACATCTCCGCGTTCGGGCCGCTGGACAAGCCGACGCGCCAGATGTTCGGCGTGCGCGGCGGGCCGGGCAACGCCATCAACCACGCCACCAGCTACTGGGTGGGCAAGCACTCGGCGCGCGTGTTCTGCGAGCAGGTCGACGTGGTGTGCGGCGTGGGCTACGACAAGGCCGACCCGGACAACCCCGCCTACCGATTCCTGAACAACTACCAGGTGGTGTCCAACCTGGGCGTGTTCGACTACAGCGGCCCCGGCCGCACCATGCACGCGCTGAGCCTGCACCCGGGCGTCACCGCGGAACAGGTCCGCGAGAACACCACGTTCGAGATCGACGGCCTCGACGCCGCCGGCCCCACACGGGAGCCCTCGGCCGAGGAACTGCGCCTCATCCGCGAGGTCATCGACCCCAAGTCGATGCGCGACCGCGAGGTGGCGCTGTGA
- a CDS encoding NAD(P)H-dependent flavin oxidoreductase: MTTPQISTRFTELVGVQYPIVQTGMGWVSGPGLTAATANAGGLGIIASATMTFNELEAAVKKTKSLTDKPFGVNIRADATDAKERIDLLIRENVKVASFALAPKKDLIAKLKDNGVVVIPSIGAAKHAVKVASWGADAVIVQGGEGGGHTGGVATTLLLPSVIDALGDGGIPVVAAGGFFDGRGLAAALSYGAEGIAMGTRFLLTSDSAVPDSVKQEYLARGLQDTTVSRKVDGMPHRVLNTELVDALEKSSYAKGLAAAAKNATEFKAMTGMKWSTLVRDGLAMKKASDRTWQQIIMAGNTPMLLKAGLVEGNTKAGVLASGQVVGMIDDLPSCSELIERIMTQAAERIDAMSRLRG; the protein is encoded by the coding sequence GTGACCACCCCGCAGATCTCGACCCGCTTCACCGAGCTGGTCGGCGTGCAGTATCCGATCGTCCAGACCGGCATGGGCTGGGTGTCGGGCCCCGGACTCACCGCCGCCACCGCGAACGCCGGCGGCCTCGGCATCATCGCGTCGGCGACGATGACCTTCAACGAGCTCGAGGCCGCGGTCAAGAAGACGAAGTCGCTGACCGACAAGCCCTTCGGCGTGAACATCCGCGCCGACGCCACCGACGCGAAGGAACGGATCGATCTGCTGATCCGCGAGAACGTCAAGGTGGCCTCGTTCGCGCTGGCGCCCAAGAAGGACCTGATCGCCAAGCTCAAGGACAACGGGGTCGTCGTGATCCCGTCGATCGGCGCGGCCAAGCACGCCGTCAAGGTGGCCTCCTGGGGCGCCGACGCGGTGATCGTGCAGGGCGGCGAAGGCGGCGGACACACCGGCGGGGTCGCCACCACGCTGCTGCTGCCCAGCGTCATCGACGCCCTCGGCGACGGCGGCATCCCCGTGGTGGCCGCCGGCGGTTTCTTCGACGGACGAGGCCTGGCCGCCGCGCTGTCCTACGGTGCCGAAGGCATCGCGATGGGCACCCGCTTCCTGCTCACCTCCGATTCGGCGGTGCCCGATTCGGTCAAGCAGGAGTACCTGGCGCGCGGGCTGCAGGACACCACAGTCTCGCGCAAGGTCGACGGCATGCCGCATCGCGTGCTCAACACCGAGCTGGTGGACGCGCTCGAGAAGAGCAGCTACGCCAAGGGCCTCGCGGCGGCGGCGAAGAACGCCACCGAGTTCAAGGCGATGACCGGGATGAAGTGGTCGACGCTCGTGCGCGACGGGCTCGCCATGAAGAAGGCGTCCGACCGCACCTGGCAGCAGATCATCATGGCGGGCAATACGCCGATGCTGCTCAAGGCCGGCCTGGTGGAGGGCAACACCAAGGCGGGCGTGCTCGCCTCGGGTCAGGTCGTCGGCATGATCGACGACCTGCCCAGCTGCTCCGAGCTCATCGAGCGCATCATGACCCAGGCGGCGGAGCGGATCGACGCGATGTCGCGGCTGCGCGGCTGA
- a CDS encoding acyl-CoA dehydrogenase family protein — protein MTETTVPTAQSAGAAQTAEDAAFAAEVREWLADNLTGEFAELKGLGGPGREHEAFEARLAWDRHLAAAGWTCLGWPKEYGGRGATMNQQVLFHLEYARSGAPARVSHIGEELLGPTLIAFGTEEQKKRFLPGIRNVTELWCQGYSEPGAGSDLAGVSTSARLDGDRWVINGQKVWTSLAHLSDWCFVVARTEAGSKRHKGLSYLLVPMHQDGIDVRPIIQLTGTSEFNEVFFADATTDADLIVGEQGEGWKVAMGTLAFERGVATLGQQVQFAGELSALVELAERNGAAQDPAIRERLTRAWVGLEVMRAHAARTLGEGNTEIAGAPSVAKLVWAQWHRRLGELAMEVRGAPSLLAAGGSYDESDPFDEWQRLFLFTRADTIYGGSDEIQRNIIAERVLGLPREARP, from the coding sequence ATGACCGAAACGACAGTCCCGACCGCGCAGTCCGCGGGGGCCGCACAGACAGCAGAGGACGCCGCTTTCGCCGCCGAGGTGCGCGAATGGCTGGCGGACAATCTCACCGGCGAATTCGCGGAACTCAAGGGGCTCGGCGGGCCGGGTCGCGAGCACGAGGCCTTCGAGGCGCGTCTGGCCTGGGACCGCCACCTGGCCGCCGCCGGCTGGACATGCCTGGGCTGGCCGAAGGAGTACGGCGGGCGCGGCGCAACCATGAATCAGCAGGTCCTGTTCCACCTCGAGTATGCGCGCTCGGGCGCGCCCGCCCGGGTCAGCCACATCGGCGAGGAGCTCCTGGGGCCCACCCTCATCGCGTTCGGCACCGAGGAGCAGAAGAAGCGGTTCCTGCCCGGCATCCGCAACGTCACCGAGCTGTGGTGCCAGGGTTATTCCGAGCCCGGTGCCGGCTCGGACCTGGCGGGCGTCAGCACGTCCGCGCGTCTGGACGGCGACCGCTGGGTCATCAACGGCCAGAAGGTGTGGACCTCGCTGGCGCACCTGTCCGACTGGTGCTTCGTCGTCGCCCGCACCGAGGCGGGGTCCAAGCGGCACAAGGGGCTGAGCTACCTGCTGGTGCCGATGCACCAGGACGGCATCGACGTGCGGCCCATCATCCAGCTCACCGGCACCTCCGAGTTCAACGAGGTCTTCTTCGCCGACGCCACCACCGACGCCGACCTGATCGTCGGGGAGCAGGGCGAGGGCTGGAAGGTCGCGATGGGCACGCTGGCGTTCGAGCGCGGCGTGGCCACGCTGGGCCAGCAGGTGCAGTTCGCCGGGGAGCTCTCCGCGCTCGTCGAACTCGCCGAACGCAACGGCGCCGCGCAGGACCCGGCCATCCGCGAGCGCCTCACCCGCGCCTGGGTGGGCCTGGAGGTCATGCGCGCGCACGCCGCCCGCACGCTGGGCGAGGGCAACACCGAGATCGCCGGCGCCCCGTCGGTGGCCAAGCTGGTGTGGGCGCAGTGGCACCGGCGCCTGGGAGAGCTGGCCATGGAGGTCCGCGGAGCGCCGTCGCTGCTGGCCGCGGGCGGCTCGTACGACGAGTCCGACCCGTTCGACGAGTGGCAGCGGCTGTTCCTGTTCACCCGGGCCGACACCATCTACGGCGGTTCCGACGAGATCCAGCGCAACATCATCGCCGAGCGTGTGCTCGGCCTACCGAGGGAGGCACGACCGTGA
- a CDS encoding SDR family oxidoreductase, with translation MSNEQTTAAKESPLAEVPQETPGHGLLAGRKVVVTAAAGTGIGFSTARRVLLEGGDVLASDFHERRLGETVAELRAEFPDRQVESILCDVSATDQVDALIAGAAEKLGRIDVLVNNAGLGGETPIADMTDEQWDRVLDITLNSTFRATRAAMRYFREANAADRGRRGVIINNASVLGWRAQHGQAHYAAAKAGVMALTRCSAVEGAEHGVRVNAVSPSIARHPFLAKVTSEELLDNLAAGEAYGRAAEVWEIATVIAMLASDYTTYMTGEVVSVSSQRA, from the coding sequence GTGAGCAACGAGCAGACGACCGCAGCGAAGGAATCGCCGCTGGCGGAGGTTCCCCAGGAGACGCCGGGGCACGGGCTGCTGGCAGGGCGCAAGGTGGTCGTCACCGCGGCGGCGGGCACCGGCATCGGGTTCTCCACCGCGCGCCGGGTGCTGCTCGAGGGCGGCGACGTGCTGGCGTCGGACTTCCACGAGCGGCGGCTGGGCGAGACCGTGGCGGAGCTGCGGGCCGAGTTCCCGGACCGCCAGGTGGAGTCGATCCTGTGCGACGTCTCGGCCACCGATCAGGTGGACGCGCTCATCGCCGGCGCGGCGGAGAAGCTCGGGCGCATCGACGTGCTGGTGAACAACGCCGGCCTGGGCGGCGAGACGCCCATCGCGGACATGACCGACGAGCAGTGGGATCGCGTCCTCGACATCACGCTGAACAGCACGTTCCGGGCCACGCGCGCCGCGATGCGTTACTTCCGCGAGGCCAACGCGGCCGATCGCGGCCGGCGCGGCGTGATCATCAACAACGCCAGCGTGCTCGGCTGGCGTGCCCAGCACGGGCAGGCGCACTACGCGGCCGCCAAGGCCGGCGTGATGGCGCTGACCCGCTGCAGCGCCGTCGAGGGCGCCGAGCACGGCGTGCGCGTCAACGCGGTCTCGCCGTCCATCGCCCGGCACCCCTTCCTGGCCAAGGTGACCAGCGAGGAGTTGCTCGACAACCTGGCGGCGGGCGAGGCGTACGGGCGCGCGGCCGAGGTGTGGGAGATCGCCACCGTCATCGCGATGCTGGCCTCGGACTACACGACGTACATGACCGGCGAGGTCGTCTCGGTCTCCAGTCAGCGGGCGTGA
- a CDS encoding alpha/beta hydrolase, with protein sequence MNRYRWGVAAAAAASVAIVNPALAQAQPQEIDWVACPEYLGYMDRGGLPADLDWQCGEVEVPVDYADPDGRTIPVSVSRIPAEDQARSKGALFGNPGGPGEQALDFWLPIEESDGPGARLHEDYDLVAVEPRGLSYSGGVACDAPVTAMMDPAAAYKACMETDPQLVQSLTTANTARDMEVVRESLAAENGGAGAGAGGAAADGGTMDYLGYSYGTYLGATYATLYPEETGRFVLDSAVDPDWVWNEQAAQQAEARKQRTDDMFAWIAAHDDTYHLGDTPLKVFHAWKGITDEELSGGMNLTPPDAQMGDLPELVRPVGAPVLDVINATAEPRARADGAVRVLTGADNGRATSGLTGTTLNAAGSREMWPVVARRMQDIRQYGAGTLAPGTRMVDPPQLTTDDVLFTAVTCNENPQSGDPVQAALAQFNANTGGNAYDVMAQQARGGADCAGWPASSAPVPLDGSGLETKPLVLQSQRDALTPYPGGVELADQMDGVLVTVQGGDHGVFGRGNDAVDEVVTDYLVDGVTPQPQVLPEAQIRMPLTPPKPAPLPAAENLDAAMARGFSAASDAVTAAAEEVDQAVAEATGAPVAQGDAAQGAQAQDAQADVAQAEGAQAEGTAAATDTSTDAPDAAADAGRTGPVAQAVDEAVDRIGAALGVQ encoded by the coding sequence ATGAACAGATACCGATGGGGGGTGGCGGCCGCCGCGGCCGCATCCGTAGCCATCGTCAATCCTGCGCTCGCGCAGGCGCAGCCGCAGGAGATCGACTGGGTCGCCTGCCCGGAATACCTCGGCTACATGGACCGCGGCGGGCTGCCGGCGGACCTCGACTGGCAATGCGGAGAGGTCGAGGTCCCGGTGGACTACGCCGACCCGGACGGGCGGACGATCCCCGTCTCCGTCAGCCGGATCCCGGCGGAGGATCAGGCTCGCAGCAAGGGCGCGCTGTTCGGCAACCCGGGCGGCCCCGGAGAGCAGGCGCTGGACTTCTGGCTGCCGATCGAAGAGTCGGACGGACCCGGCGCCCGCCTGCACGAGGACTACGACCTGGTGGCGGTGGAGCCCCGCGGACTCAGCTACAGCGGCGGCGTGGCGTGCGACGCCCCGGTCACCGCCATGATGGATCCGGCCGCCGCCTACAAGGCGTGCATGGAGACCGATCCGCAGCTGGTCCAGTCGCTGACCACCGCCAACACGGCGCGTGACATGGAGGTCGTCCGGGAGTCGCTCGCGGCCGAGAACGGCGGTGCCGGTGCGGGAGCCGGCGGCGCGGCCGCAGACGGCGGCACCATGGACTATCTCGGGTATTCCTACGGGACCTACCTGGGTGCCACCTACGCCACGCTGTACCCGGAGGAGACGGGGCGGTTCGTCCTCGACTCGGCCGTCGACCCGGACTGGGTGTGGAACGAGCAGGCGGCGCAGCAGGCGGAGGCCCGCAAGCAGCGGACCGACGACATGTTCGCCTGGATCGCGGCCCACGACGACACCTACCACCTGGGGGACACGCCGCTGAAGGTGTTCCACGCGTGGAAGGGCATCACCGACGAGGAGCTCAGCGGCGGGATGAACCTCACGCCGCCGGACGCGCAGATGGGCGACCTGCCCGAGCTCGTGCGTCCCGTCGGAGCGCCGGTGCTGGACGTCATCAACGCCACCGCGGAGCCGCGTGCGCGGGCCGACGGGGCCGTGCGGGTGCTGACGGGCGCGGACAACGGACGGGCCACGAGCGGGCTCACGGGGACCACGCTCAACGCGGCCGGTTCACGGGAGATGTGGCCGGTGGTCGCGCGCAGGATGCAGGACATCCGCCAGTACGGGGCCGGCACGCTGGCCCCGGGGACGCGCATGGTCGATCCGCCGCAGCTCACCACGGACGACGTCCTGTTCACTGCGGTCACCTGCAACGAGAACCCGCAGTCGGGGGACCCGGTGCAGGCGGCGCTGGCGCAGTTCAATGCCAACACCGGAGGCAACGCCTACGACGTCATGGCGCAGCAGGCACGTGGCGGTGCGGACTGCGCGGGCTGGCCGGCCAGCAGCGCGCCGGTGCCGCTGGACGGCAGCGGCCTGGAGACCAAGCCGCTGGTGCTGCAGAGTCAGCGCGACGCGTTGACCCCGTACCCGGGCGGCGTCGAACTGGCAGATCAGATGGACGGCGTTCTGGTCACGGTCCAGGGCGGTGACCATGGCGTGTTCGGCCGCGGCAACGACGCGGTGGACGAGGTCGTCACCGATTACCTCGTCGACGGTGTCACGCCGCAGCCGCAGGTGCTGCCGGAGGCACAGATCCGGATGCCGCTCACGCCTCCGAAGCCCGCCCCGCTGCCGGCTGCGGAGAACCTCGACGCCGCAATGGCGCGCGGTTTCTCGGCGGCGTCGGATGCGGTCACCGCGGCTGCGGAGGAAGTCGACCAGGCCGTCGCGGAGGCCACGGGGGCGCCCGTGGCTCAGGGTGATGCCGCCCAGGGTGCTCAGGCCCAGGATGCTCAGGCCGATGTTGCTCAGGCCGAGGGTGCTCAGGCCGAGGGCACAGCCGCCGCTACGGATACGAGTACGGACGCGCCGGACGCGGCTGCGGACGCGGGCCGGACCGGCCCGGTCGCGCAGGCCGTGGACGAAGCGGTCGATCGGATCGGCGCGGCGCTGGGCGTGCAGTGA
- a CDS encoding acetyl-CoA C-acetyltransferase, giving the protein MAEAYIIDAIRTPTGKRGGSLSGVHPADLGAHIMKAAVDRNEIDPSAVDDVVFGCVDAIGGQAGNIARTAWLAAGLPEEVPGTTVDRQCGSSQQAIHFAAQAVMSGTSDLVLAGGVQNMSQIPISAAMIAGKEFGFDDPFSGSEGWRARYGDQEVSQFRGADMIAEKWDISRLDMEEFALRSHDRARSAIAEGRFEREIVPFGEFTTDEGPRETSMEKMAGLKPLSEGSRLTAAVASQISDAASATLVASEAAVQRFNLKPRARVHHISVRGADPVMMLSAPIPATRYALEKAGLSIDDIDVVEINEAFASVVLSWLKETGADPARVNVNGGGIALGHPLGATGAKLFATMLCELERTGGRYGLQTMCEGGGTANVTIIERL; this is encoded by the coding sequence ATGGCCGAGGCATACATCATCGACGCGATCCGGACCCCCACCGGTAAGAGGGGCGGCTCGCTTTCCGGAGTGCACCCGGCCGACCTGGGCGCGCACATCATGAAGGCCGCGGTCGATCGCAACGAGATCGACCCGTCCGCGGTGGACGACGTGGTCTTCGGCTGCGTCGACGCGATCGGCGGCCAGGCCGGCAACATCGCCCGCACCGCGTGGCTGGCCGCGGGCCTGCCCGAGGAGGTGCCGGGCACCACGGTCGACCGCCAGTGCGGCTCGTCGCAGCAGGCCATCCACTTCGCGGCGCAGGCCGTCATGAGCGGCACGTCCGACCTCGTCCTGGCCGGCGGCGTGCAGAACATGAGCCAGATCCCCATCAGCGCGGCGATGATCGCCGGCAAGGAGTTCGGCTTCGACGACCCGTTCTCCGGCTCCGAGGGCTGGCGCGCCCGCTACGGGGACCAGGAGGTCTCGCAGTTCCGCGGTGCCGACATGATCGCCGAGAAGTGGGACATCTCCAGGCTCGACATGGAGGAGTTCGCGCTGCGCAGCCACGACCGCGCCCGCTCCGCCATCGCCGAGGGGCGCTTCGAGCGGGAGATCGTGCCGTTCGGCGAGTTCACGACCGACGAGGGCCCCCGCGAGACGTCCATGGAGAAGATGGCGGGCCTCAAGCCGCTGTCCGAGGGCAGCCGCCTCACCGCGGCCGTCGCCAGCCAGATCTCCGACGCGGCGTCCGCCACGCTGGTCGCGTCCGAGGCGGCCGTGCAGCGGTTCAACCTCAAGCCCCGCGCGCGCGTCCACCACATCTCGGTGCGCGGCGCGGATCCCGTGATGATGCTGTCCGCCCCGATCCCCGCCACGCGGTACGCGCTGGAGAAGGCGGGCCTGTCGATCGACGACATCGACGTGGTCGAGATCAACGAGGCCTTCGCGTCGGTCGTGCTGTCGTGGCTCAAGGAGACCGGCGCCGACCCGGCCCGCGTCAACGTCAACGGCGGCGGGATCGCCCTGGGGCATCCGCTGGGGGCGACGGGCGCGAAGCTGTTCGCGACCATGCTGTGCGAGCTCGAGCGCACCGGCGGCCGCTACGGGCTGCAGACGATGTGCGAGGGCGGCGGCACCGCCAACGTCACCATCATCGAACGGCTCTGA
- a CDS encoding CoA transferase subunit A, which translates to MAQMRDKRRSLDEAVAGIESGMTIGLGGWGSRRKPMALVRALLRTDVTDLTVVGFLGPDLGLLISAGKVKRAYYGFVSLDSKPFYDPWFAKARTEGTIEAREMDEGMVKAGLQAAAARLPFQPIRAGLGSSVPQFWGEELKTVDSPYPAADGRTETLLAMPALNLDAALVHLDIADEHGNAAYTGVDPYFDDLHLMSATQRILSVEKIVSTDELVKSVPQQSLLVNRMMVDTVSEARNGAHFTLADDYGRDEAFQRHYAESAKDPEAWQKFAATYLAGSEADYQAAVAQFAQDQKDKKEQA; encoded by the coding sequence ATGGCACAGATGCGCGACAAGCGCCGCTCACTTGATGAGGCCGTCGCCGGTATCGAGAGCGGCATGACGATCGGGCTCGGCGGCTGGGGTTCCCGGCGCAAGCCGATGGCCCTGGTCCGCGCGCTGCTGCGGACCGATGTCACCGACCTCACCGTCGTCGGCTTCCTCGGGCCGGATCTGGGCCTGCTGATCTCAGCAGGAAAGGTCAAGCGCGCCTACTACGGGTTCGTCTCCCTGGACTCCAAGCCGTTCTACGATCCGTGGTTCGCGAAGGCCCGCACCGAGGGCACCATCGAGGCACGCGAGATGGACGAGGGCATGGTCAAGGCCGGCCTGCAGGCCGCAGCGGCGCGCCTGCCGTTCCAGCCGATCCGTGCCGGCCTCGGCTCGAGCGTCCCGCAGTTCTGGGGCGAGGAGCTCAAGACCGTCGACTCCCCGTACCCCGCCGCGGACGGCCGCACCGAGACGCTGCTGGCGATGCCGGCGCTGAACCTCGATGCGGCCCTGGTGCACCTGGACATCGCCGACGAGCACGGCAACGCCGCCTACACCGGCGTGGATCCGTACTTCGACGACCTGCACCTGATGTCGGCTACGCAGCGCATCCTGAGCGTGGAGAAGATCGTCTCCACCGACGAGCTGGTGAAGTCCGTTCCGCAGCAGTCGCTTCTGGTCAACCGCATGATGGTCGACACCGTCAGCGAGGCGCGCAACGGCGCGCACTTCACCCTCGCCGACGACTACGGTCGCGACGAGGCGTTCCAGCGCCACTACGCCGAGTCCGCGAAGGACCCCGAGGCCTGGCAGAAGTTCGCCGCCACCTACCTGGCCGGCAGCGAGGCCGACTACCAGGCGGCCGTCGCACAGTTCGCGCAGGACCAGAAGGACAAGAAGGAGCAGGCATGA
- the echA20 gene encoding (7aS)-7a-methyl-1,5-dioxo-2,3,5,6,7,7a-hexahydro-1H-indene-carboxyl-CoA hydrolase, producing MGITSTSNGSGITTVTVDYPPVNALPSAAWFELAEAILAAGRDPGTHVVILRAEGRGFNAGVDIKEMQATEGFDALVAANRGCAAAFSAVYDCEVPVVVAVNGFCVGGGVGLVGNADVIVATDDAVFGLPEVDRGALGAATHLSRLVPQHMMRTLYYTAQNVTAQQLHHFGSVYKVVPREELDAAAVDVAQKIADKDPNVIRAAKAAINGIDPMDVKGSYLLEQRYTYELNLAGVADEHRDAFVATGKPKSNTPNEGAE from the coding sequence ATGGGCATCACGTCCACCTCGAACGGGAGCGGGATCACCACCGTCACCGTCGACTACCCGCCTGTGAACGCACTGCCGTCCGCGGCGTGGTTCGAGCTGGCCGAGGCGATCCTGGCCGCCGGCCGTGACCCCGGCACGCACGTCGTGATCCTGCGCGCGGAGGGCCGCGGCTTCAACGCGGGCGTCGACATCAAGGAGATGCAGGCCACGGAGGGCTTCGACGCACTGGTCGCGGCCAACCGCGGATGCGCCGCGGCGTTCTCCGCCGTCTACGACTGCGAGGTCCCCGTGGTCGTCGCGGTGAACGGCTTCTGCGTGGGCGGCGGCGTCGGACTGGTGGGCAACGCGGACGTCATCGTCGCCACCGACGATGCCGTCTTCGGCCTGCCCGAGGTGGACCGGGGCGCCCTGGGCGCCGCCACCCACCTGTCGCGGCTCGTGCCCCAGCACATGATGCGCACCCTGTACTACACCGCGCAGAACGTCACCGCGCAGCAGCTGCACCACTTCGGGTCGGTCTACAAGGTGGTGCCCCGCGAGGAGCTGGACGCCGCCGCCGTCGACGTCGCGCAGAAGATCGCCGACAAGGACCCGAACGTGATCCGCGCCGCCAAGGCCGCGATCAACGGCATCGACCCGATGGACGTCAAGGGCAGCTACCTGCTCGAGCAGCGCTACACCTACGAACTCAACCTGGCCGGGGTGGCCGACGAGCACCGCGATGCGTTCGTGGCCACCGGCAAGCCCAAATCGAACACACCCAACGAAGGGGCCGAGTAA
- a CDS encoding TetR/AcrR family transcriptional regulator has translation MNNGGKTEASRSERRSELLEIAAGLFADRGMKSTTVRDIADSAGILSGSLYHHFDSKESIVDEILAAFLDELFGGYRRIVDAGEDARTTLEQLVRASFGAIDLRHSAVAIYQDEAKHLASNPRFDYLGERAREFRELWIGVLRRGVADGSFRPDLDVEIAFRFIRDTVWVAVRWYRPGGQRSADTIASEYLSIVLNGISAGT, from the coding sequence GTGAACAACGGCGGCAAGACGGAGGCGTCCCGATCGGAGCGGCGCAGCGAGCTGCTCGAGATCGCGGCGGGGCTGTTCGCGGACCGCGGCATGAAGTCGACGACGGTGCGCGACATCGCCGATTCCGCCGGTATCCTCTCCGGCAGCCTGTACCACCACTTCGACTCCAAGGAATCGATCGTCGACGAGATCCTCGCCGCGTTCCTCGACGAGCTCTTCGGCGGCTACCGCCGCATCGTCGACGCCGGCGAGGACGCGCGCACCACCCTGGAGCAGCTGGTGCGCGCGTCCTTCGGTGCGATCGACCTGCGGCACTCGGCGGTGGCGATCTACCAGGACGAGGCCAAGCACCTGGCGTCGAATCCGCGTTTCGACTACCTCGGCGAGCGGGCGCGCGAGTTCCGCGAGCTGTGGATCGGCGTCCTGCGCCGCGGCGTGGCGGACGGGAGCTTCCGCCCGGACCTCGACGTGGAGATCGCCTTCCGCTTCATCCGCGACACCGTGTGGGTGGCGGTGCGCTGGTACCGGCCCGGCGGGCAGCGCAGCGCCGACACCATCGCCTCCGAGTACCTGTCCATCGTGCTGAACGGCATATCCGCCGGCACGTGA